The Microcoleus sp. FACHB-672 genomic interval AATTAAAATGACACTCTACCGCACTTCTGGAGATTCCCCCATCGTCAACGCCTTGATCGCGGCGGCGGAAAATGGCAAACAGGTGGCGGCTTTAGTGGAACTGAAAGCCCGGTTTGATGAAGAGAATAATATCCACTGGGCGCGGAAGCTAGAAAAAGCCGGTGTTCATGTGGTTTACGGTTTGGTGGGGCTAAAAACGCATACTAAAGTTGCGATGGTGGTGCGGCGAGAGGAAGATCGGATGCGCCGGTATGTCCACATCGGCACCGGCAACTATAATCCGAAAACTGCCCGGATTTATACAGATTTAGGACTGTTAACCTGCCGAGAAGAGTTGGGGGCAGATTTAACAGATTTGTTTAATTACTTAACCGGCTACTCGCGGCAGCGATCGTACCGCAAACTACTCGTCGCGCCGGTGAATATGCGCGAACGCATGATTTCACTGATCCGGCGCGAGATCGAACACTGCCGCAACGGTCAAACAGGCCGCATTGTGGCCAAAATGAATTCCCTGGTAGACCCACAAATTATTGCCACACTTTACGAAGCATCTGGTGCCGGCGTGCAGATCGATCTGATTGTGCGCGGGATGTGCTGCTTGCGCCCCGGATTGCCTGGGGTGAGTGAAAATATCCGCGTTATCAGCATTGTCGGTCGTTTTTTAGAACACTCGCGAATTTATTACTTCAACAACCGGGGTCAAGAAGAAGTCTACACCGGCAGCGCCGATTGGATGCCCCGTAACCTCAACCGGCGCGTTGAAGCGATCGTGCCGGTGGAAGAACCGGAGATTGTCAAAGACCTTGAAGAAGTTTTGGGAATTATGCTGGCAGATAATCGCCAAGCCTGGGATTTACAGCCCGATGGCAGCTACATCCAGCGGCGTCCTACAGAAGAAGGCAACGAGCAATCCGCCCAGAAAATCTTGATGGAAAACGCGATGCAGTAGTCATTTGTCATAAGTCAGCAATGGAACATTGATGCTTGACTTATGACAAATGACAGCAAACAAAAAATAGCAAATAAATGACCAAAGTTATTGGTTTGATCAGCGGCACATCAGTGGATGGCATTGATGCCGCCTTAGTAGATATCACCGGCACTGAATTCGATTTAAAAATTCAGCTATTGGCGGCAGATACTTATCCTTATCCCGCCCAACTCCGAGCGCAAATTTTAGCCTTATGTGCCGGCCAGGCAATTTCAATGGCAGAACTCGCGGAACTTGATGATGCAATTGCTCAGCAATTTGCTTTCGCAGCCACCGCCGTTGCCGCCGGCACCCCAACTGATCTGATTGGTTCTCACGGCCAAACGGTCTATCATCGTCCACCCCAGCCAGATCCGAGGACAACGCTACCCTTGGGCTACAGCTTGCAACTTGGACGGGGTGCTGCGATCGCCCACTTAATCGGCATTCCCACAGTCACTAACTTCCGCGCTGCTGATATTGCTGCCGGCGGCCAGGGTGCGCCTTTGGTGTCCAAAATCGATGTGTGTTTGCTCACCCATCCCACCCGCAACCACTGCATTCAAAACCTCGGCGGCATTGGCAATGTCACTTATTTACCCTCAGCCGCCTCCAGTATGCAAAAGCCGGTGGGATGGGACACCGGCCCAGCTAATGTCTTGCTGGATCTGGCCGTGCAACATCTCACAAATGGCGCTCAAACTTACGACAAAGACGGTGCTTTAGCCGCCGCCGGCACTCCTTGTCTTAGTTTGGTTGAGCAATGGTTGGAACACCCATTTTTTCACCAGCCACCGCCCAAATCCACAGGCCGAGAACTGTTTGGCCCAGACTACCTTCACGGCTGTCTCAGAGATGCTGAAGCTTATTCACTCAGTCCCTCTGACTTGCTGGCCACACTCACTGAACTCACGGTTGCTTCGATTGCTCACAGCTATCGGACTTTTTTACCCCAAATGCCGGATCAAGTCTTGTTGTGCGGCGGTGGTAGCCGAAATCTATACTTAAGAAACCGACTGCAAGCTCAACTCGACTCTGTGCCGGTGTTAACCACTGATGAAGCCGGTTTAAATGCTGATTTCAAAGAAGCGATTGCTTTTGCTGTGCTAGCTTATTGGCGTCAGAGGAACATTCCCGGTAATCTCCCACTGGTCACAGGTGCGTGCAAGCCGATGCTCCTCGGTGATATTCATTTTCCTTGTTCTATGCAGGAAGCGAGCAAAGATTGGGACTAATTTTTTCAGGCAGGATCGCAAAGGAAGAAGAGAATTTATTCAAACAGTTGTGAGCAATTAACAAGATTTCTTTGTTGCCGGCGAAAGGCAATAAGATAGCAAACAAGGCCATTACGGCAGCAATTAGTTCAAGCAAGGAATCATGCCGTGAGTCACACGTTTTTAATGCAGTCAGGTCGGTGGATGTTAGACGGTAACTGGCTAGAGCGCAATGGAATGCCGATTCCTGTTAAAGGGAGAACTTTAGTTGCCTGGAATCAAGACAATTGGTTCACGATGGTTACAAAGCTAATATTTCCAGGCAGTGAGCGGGGTGAAATTACGTTTCAGTACCGAGGACACTTGGATGGAGGTGAGCGTCAGTATACTTTTGTACTTCAGCACAGTGAATTTGGCCGCGTGGAGGGTGAAGGCTGGATTGCTCCTGAATCGATTGTGCAACGCTACTGGGTACTCGGTGATCGGCAGCGCCGCAGTGGTTTTGAAACGCTGCACCGCATGGATGTTAATAAGTATTATCACTCTAGTGGGATCATGGCCGGCCACTCTCTCATCAGTACGATGGAAGCGACCTATGAGCGTCAAATAGACTAGCCGGTTTCAGCATTCAAGTGGCAAGTGACAGGCCGTTCTTCTCGTCACTTGTCGTTTTTTTATTTGCTTTTTGTTTGCTAACTCTGAAAAATTTACTGATTACCAAAAAGCTAGGATTCGAGTTTCGGAAAAATCAGATAATTGAGAGGTGCCGGTGAAAATTTTTAATCAGATACCTATAGCAAATATCTATTGTTTGTGACGGCTAAAACCTTATTTTTTAAAAATAGAGTTCTTAGTCTCATGTTTTTTACATTCTAGATAAAAACATCTTATAGAATATTATTAATTTTATAGAATTACGTTAAATTTAAACTTTTCAATGCAGTTGACAACTTCTCAACTTTAGTCTTACTCGGCAAACCTTAACAGACTGATGTTCACTTAGGGATAAAAAAATTCCTACCTCTTTTTCAAATAGCGAGGAGTTGTTATTCTTATAATTCCCTCGTTGATGGCCGCTACGTGAAAATTTAGTCTGTTTTTATGCATATCTTTGAGTTATTGTCAAACAGTAAGTTTGATATTTCTAATACTTTTTGTGCAAGACTCTGTAGACCATCCTTTGTAGCGTGTCCAAAAAAAAGCGCAACTACCTTTCTCAAGGGAGGTTCTCAAGGCAGATGTCGCGCAAAGGGTTAGCATAAGTTGAAAAACTGGCAGCGCAAATACCTATGAACTTAACAGCTGGCACAGTCCTTCAAAATGGCCAATACGTCATCAACGCGACTTTGGGCGAAGGTGCAGTAGGCATCACCTATCGGGCCACCCAGACCGATTTAAACTTACCTGTAGCGATTAAAACCCTCAATGAGAGCCTGCGCCACCAGGCTAACTTTGAGCAGTTGCAGAAGCAATTTCAAAGCCTCGCTCGTCGCCTGCAAAAGTGCCAGCACCCAAACATCGTCAGAGTTTTCGATTGTTTCAAACAAGCTGGGTTGTTTTATATGGTCATGGAATATATTCCAGGCCAGACTTTAGCAGAACTAATACAGTTCAGCCAGCCAATGCCACAGGATCAAGCACTGGACTATATCCGTCAGATTGGCTCAGCGGTGGGCGTCCTTCATCAACATGGTTTAGTACATGGAGATATTAAGCCCCAAAACCTGATTCGCTTAGAGGGCAGCAATTGTGTTGTAGTGACTGACTTTAGTATTGCCAATGAGCTGAGTGCCGGCCAAGAGGGAACAGACGGCGGCTCTTTTGCCACCCTTTATGGGCCGGCTGAGCCAGACTTTGGAAACTTGCGGCATACCCGAAGCACCGATATTTATGGACTCGCAACGACCCTCTACGGCTTGCTAACCGGCCAACTGCCGGTGGCAGCACAACTGGGCGAGGGTACTGTTTCCACCAATTCCACCAATGAGCAACCCTGTCAATCCAACCTCTCTCTGGCTGTTCTTGAGGCGATTCGCTGCGGTTTGGAAACAGAGGCGAGCCGGCGTCCCCAAACAGTAGACGCGTGGCTGTCACTTTTACCGGCTGGAGAAGACATGAACGAGATAGAGCCGGCAATTATAGAAGTTCAAGGGGAAAGCAGCGGAGAAGTAGAAGAGCCTGCAAGCGTAACCAGCCCCAAAACTTCAGATCGGCACTCATCTAAACGCTTCGTTAGACTCAGTTTCATCCTAACTGCCGTCCTCGCTGGGTTAGCCGGTGCCGGCTTTGGATTGTCACTTCGCTTTGGCAACGCCGGCAAGGTGGGATCTGGCCTTTTTAATACTGAACAGTCCTTTCCCCCGCTAAAAGACTGGCCGGGGACAGAGACGCAGGGCTTGTCTCCATACGCCCTCGGTAAGAAAAGTTTTCCCGCTTACACCCAGGAAGAAACGGTCGATGTCCTGCCGGCACAAGAAGCTTCAGAGCTTGAAGCTCAACCAGAATGGGCCGCTCCACCTAACTCGGTTTCCCCATCTAGCACGTCACCCTCTGAGGCCGGCGCTGCCATTCCCCTACGGCAATCCTGACTAACCTTCCTTCCAGCTTGGAGAATTTGTCAGCGAGTCCAGCCTGAATGTAGCGCCAGACTGTTTCACTTAAAGCAAGCCACCCTTACACCTGACCGTAATTGCCGGCTTTCGCCACAGCAGCTAGGGTTCCCTTCTCGCCCACTTGCTTTAATCTAGATTCAGACAGCGCCTCAGCCAGCAGGTTATAATTTGTGCGGATAGGCACAGAGATTTTTTTATGAGTGATCCATTAATTCATGCTTTTTTTGTCGGCAGAGCCGTGGCTGAAGCTCTCAACGAAGAGCTAGAGAAATCCGTAACCAACGCGTTTAGTGAACTCGGTAAATTCGATGCTGAGCAACGCGAGCGCTTGCGGCAGTTCACAATTGCAGTGATGGATCGGGCCAATCAAGCAACAGCAGCGGTTCCCACGCAAGGCACGTCTGGTTCTACGACGGGCCGGTACAGTTCAGTTTCGGTTGACTTGCAAGCAACCATTGATGAGCTGCGAGCGGAAATCGCTCAATTGCGGGTTCAGTTGCAGCGCTATCGCACCGGCTCTCTTTAAATAGAGAGTGCTGAGTACAACGGTTGACTCAGGACTCTCCGACTTTGCGACTTGAGACTATCAATTACCTGAAACCACAAGTTAGGAAGCCTAGTGTCTGTTCTCCCTGATGATCCTGTCACCCATAAGCACCAGAAGCGCTCCGCATTACCCGCGCATTCCGCCGGTGTTCGTGCCGCCTCTACCCAGGGAATAGCTTGGCCTCCAGTTTTCGGCAAGGCTAACAAGGATAAAGCTTACCGCTGGAGTCGCGACGATTACTCCCACAAGCGGCGCTTTGTCGAAATCTGGACGTTTTTTCTGTTGTTTATGTTCAGTGTGTGGCGCGATAGCAAAGCTTGGAGTTATCCAGGTGGCATGACGGAACCTAAACGGACTGCCAGACGCCGCGCCCAAGCTATCTGGATTCGCGAGTCGCTCCTGGAATTGGGGCCAACTTTTATCAAGCTGGGACAGTTATTCTCAACGCGTGCGGATATTATTCCGGGTGAGTATGTTGAAGAACTCACTAAGCTGCAAGATAAGGTGCCGGCTTTTAGTTATGAGAAGGTGGAGCGGATTATTGAGCAAGACTTAGGCAAGCCAATAGCAACGCTCTTCAAAACTTTTGACCCGGTTCCTTTGGCAGCCGCAAGTCTGGGACAGGTACACAAGGCGTACTTGCACTCCGGCGAAGAGGTTGTGGTTAAGGTGCAACGCGCTGGACTACGCCGGCTGTTCGGAATCGATTTAGATATCGCTAAGGGAATTGCCCGTTACTTTCAAAACCATCCAGACTGGGGCAGAGGTAAGGATTGGATGGGAATCTATGACGAGTGCTGCAAGATTCTCTATGAGGAAATCGATTATCTCAGCGAAGGGCGCAACGCGGATACTTTTCGCCGCAACTTCCGTGATGAGAACTGGGTGCAGGTGCCGCGTGTCTATTGGCGCTACACTTCGCCGAGGGTTCTGACTCTGGAATATATGCCAGGGATTAAGATCAGTCACTACGAAGCGTTGGAGGCTGCCGGTTTAGACCGCAAGGAATTGGCAAATCTTGGTGCTAAGGCATACTTGCATCAACTGCTCAATGATGGCTTCTTTCATGCTGACCCCCATCCAGGCAATATTGCGGTTAACCCGGACGGATCGTTGATCTTTTATGATTTTGGCATGATGGGCCGGGTCAGAAATGATGTCCGGGAAAAGATGATGCAGCTGTTTTTTGGCATTGCCCAAAAAAATGCCAATAAAGTTGTGACTTCTTTGATAGAACTAGAAGCTTTATCCCCGATGGATGATATGGGTCCGGTGCGCCGGTCGATCCAGTATATGCTGGATCACTTTATGGATCAGCCCTTTGAAAATCAGTCGGTGGCCGACATTACTGATGATTTGTACGAGATTGCCTACGATCAGCCTTTCCGCTTTCCGGCTACGTTTACCTTTGTGATGCGGGCTTTTTCCACTTTAGAGGGGGTGGGGAAGGGACTTGACCCAGATTTTAATTTTATGGAGGTTGCAAAGCCTTTTGCAATGCAAATTATGACGAATGGCAATTCCTCAGATCGCAGTAGCTTTCTCGATGAACTGGGGCGTCAAGCAGCTCAGGTGAGTAGCACGGCCTTGGGTTTGCCGGGTCGAATTGACGATACGATTGAAAAGCTAGAGCGGGGGGATCTCCGCATTCGTGTCCGCTCGACTGAAACAGATCGGGCCATTCGCCGGCTGAGCAGTATGCATTTGGCAACGAACTATGCGTTGCTGATCGGTGCTTTCACCTTGTCGGCTACGATTTTATTAGTGAATAATTATGTCTGGTTGGCGCTGGTTGTGGCTCTAGTTGCAACGGTGCTAGCTGTGACTTTGATTCGACTCCTGATGCGGGTTGACCGATTTGATCGGATGTCTTGACGCGCTCTGAACTCTGGCTGAGTGAAGATGGGGCAGTAAGCGTTAGCACAGGCTGTGATTTCTTCACAGACTGCCCGCACAAGTATTTAAGTGAAGGCTTAATCACTTGGTTAGTCTGACTCACTCAGGGGACTGTGTACTCAACACTTAGCAACCAGCACTTATTGCTTAATACTGAATTCATGAAACGCTACTTTGCCGGCCTCACAGACCAGGGACTGCTTCGCTCAGTCAATCAAGATGCCTACTACATCGACCCCAGCGGACGATTTTTTATCGTGGCGGATGGGATGGGCGGTCATGCAGGGGGTCAGGAGGCGAGTCAAATCGCGACTCAGGTGATTCAGAATTATCTGATTGAGCATTGGGATTCGCCTCAGTCTTCAACTGCTCTGTTAGAGGAAGCTTTTCTTAAAGCAAATCAAGCTATTTTGGTAGATCAGCGCAATCATCCAGAACGCTCAGATATGGGGACAACTGCAGTAGTGGCGATCTTTAGAGAGGAAGCCTCGGAACCTGCCGGCACCCAGTCGCTGAAAAGTTGGGTGGCTCATGTGGGTGATTCGCGCCTCTACCGGCTGCGCGGTGCCAAGCTGGAGCAAATTACTGAAGATCATACGTGGATCTCGCGGGCGGTAAAAGCTGGGCATATTACTTCGGATCAAGCCCGTAACCACCCCTGGCGTCACGTTCTATCTCAATGCTTAGGCCGGCAGGATTTGCAAGAAATTGATATTCAGCCGATGGAAGTACACCCTGCTGATCGCCTACTGATGTGCAGCGATGGCTTGACTGAAGAACTTACTGACAGTGCCATCGGCTCTTACCTTAAGTCAATCCGTGCCTGTGATCAAGCGGCGAAGACGCTGGTGAATGCCGCAAAAGATAAAGGCGGACGCGATAACATTACCGTGGTGATCGTGGCGGTTGAAACACGAACTTAAGGCGGATCACTGGGTAACAATTTATGTGCCGGCGGATACGGCGAGGAACACTTCACAACTTCCTCGCTGTTTTTGTTGTGTTATGTCGGCCTGACATTTATTACAGAATCCGGATAAATAATCTTTAATCCAGCCGAGAAGAGGGGCTTTGGCAACAGGTCGCTCAAACTTTTATATATCAAGGCTTTTGCTAACCTTTTTCCTGATTTAGGGTAGAAGATAAATCATTTTTAATTAAACATATAAGCTGGGATCATTAAAGATTTGTTCAGGTTGAGCAATTTTACTCTTTACAAGTTGATACAACTACCTTACTTCGCCGGGAACATTAGGAGGGAGGTTTAACATCTTCATACTTAAGTTACCTATTTGGAGGGATGTGCACTTTGTCAAACGATTGTTATCTTTTGTAATATAAGTTGAGCGTTGACAGTTTCCGGCAATCCTGAAACCAAGCGGCGATCACTGAAAACGGGTGAATCGATCTGGTCTATCCAGAGTTTGAGAGTCAAAAATCCTACTTCTTCTTATCGGAGGACGTTATGAGCCAACCTATTAACCTTTCTTTGGAACAACAATTCAGTATTCGTGCCTTTGAAAGCCAGGTTCAGCAAATGAGTCGGCAACAAGCTCAGGACTTTTTGGTAAAACTTTACGAACAAATGATGGTTCGTGAAGCAACTTATCAGAATCTTCTAAAGCACCAATGGGGTTTAGAACAGGGTCCTAGCTTTGGTTAAAAGACTTCATGCCATAGTAGGCGACCTCCCTCTCTTGCTTGGTTCCAAGGAGGAAAGAAGCTGGGGATGCTGGGGCGTCAACTTTACCGCTCAATAACTGTTGTGTTGGATTTCTAACAGAATATTTTTCTAGTTTTTCGCTATCATTTTAATTTTTCTGAATGCTTTTTATCCTGACTGGTTGCCGGCAACTTGCGACTCAACATCTGATGCGCCACTCAGGTTAATGCGTAGTGTTTGCTCCTGTCGTTTGACTGCTGCTAAAAGCTCAGCATTTTGGAGAATCACGCCCACTTGATTATTAAATATTTGTAAATATTGCTGATCGCTTTGATCAAAACTTGCCTGGAAATAATCAGGCACGACATTCGCCTGAATCGGCGCGTGTATTGAAGGCTCACCCGGTTTAATTTTATTGATTAATTGAGTGACAGCAATCAACTCACCGTCGGGATTCCAAACCGGCATACAGAGCAAACTGCAAGTGCGGTAGCCGGTGGCGCGATCAGTTTTCTTCGCCATGTCCGAATCCGGGTAATCATATAAATCAAAAGGAATATTTAGCGGCACCCCCATCTCTGCCACTTTGCCGGCATAACCTTGTCCCACACTCACCCGCAGTTCCTTCATCGAACCGTCACCAAAAGGAATTCTTGTCCACAGCTCGTTTGTCTCGCGATCCAGTAACCAAAGCGTGCTGCGATCTGCATTCATCAATTCTTTCGCAGCTTCCATCACGCGTTTTAGGATCGAATCGAGTTCTAAACTGCTTTGAGAAACCGAGCGAGTTGCTGCCATGAGTGCTGCCGCCACCCGCTGTCCTCTCGCTGTTTTATGATAAGAGCGGAAGCTTTCCAAAATCATTTGAATTAGGGGAGCATTTTCTGCAAATCGTTCTTCATCTAGTTGAGTAAAACCTTCTGGCTCAATTTGTTCAGACAAAGGTGACGTCCGATTATAAAAACGCTTTAATTTGTTAATTAACTGAATAACTCCAATTAAATTTCCCTGATCATTTAACAGGGGCAATGTCAGCATTGTATAAGTGCGATAACCATTTTTTATGTCTTGTTCTTTGGCAGTAGTAGAGCGGGGATCGTCATAAAAGTCGTAGGGAATATTAATAATTTGTTTGCTAGCTGCGACTTCCCCTACAATTCCTTTATCTGCCGGCAGTCGAATTTCTAAAGATCGATCCCCTTCCGCTTCAGCAATTATTGACCAAAATTCATTTCGTTCTTCATCAAATAGAAAAATCGTTGTGCGATCTGCACTCAATGATTTACCCATTTTTAAAGTAATTGATCGCAAAGTTGCGTCAAGAATATCATCAAACCCTTGACCGTCCATGACTTGATTAAGCATTGCTAATGTTTGGCTGACAACATTTTGCGGTTGATTTTCTGCTTGTTGTTTCAGGGCAGCAAACTGTTTAGCATTTTGCAAAGCAACTCCCACTTGAGAGTTAAAAATTTGCATATATTTTTGACTATTGGCATCAAAACTATCCTCGAAACATTCAGGCGCTTCCGGCCAAGTTTCGGGATCATATTCAAGATGCTCACCCGGTTTTCGTTTATTAATTAATTGCGTCACCCCGACTAATTCACCTTCAGGACTCCAAACCGGCATACACAGTAAACTGCAAGTGCGGTATCCTGTTTTTTGGTCAGTTCGCTGGGCGGTTTCTGAGTCAGGGTGATTGTACAAATCAAAGGCAATATTTAAAGGTTCGCCAGTAGCAGCAACTTTGCCGGCAAATCCTTGTCCCACTCGCACGCGCAGTTCCCGCACAGTCCCATCTTCAAAGGTAATTTTTGTCCACAATTCATCGTTTTCAGAGTCTAGTAACCAAAGCGTGCTGCGATCCGCATTCATCAATTTTTTAGCGGCTTCCATCACCCGCGTGATAATTTCTTCCGAATCTAGACTACTTTGAGAAACGGAACGAGTAGCTTCTGTGAGGGCTTCCGAAGCTTGCAATCTTTGAGTTAACTTATAACAAGACTGGCATCTTTCTAAAATTCGTTGCAGTGCCGGCGCATATTCAGCAAATTGCTGTTTATCTGCTTCTGTAAAACCTGCTTCTGCAATTCTTTCGACAAACAAATCGTTGGGATTATTCGGTTGTTTGAGTTTATTCACCAACTGAACGAAGGCAAAAATATTTTCTTTTTCGTTCAACAAAGGTGAAGTAAACTCATTATAAATGTGGTAGGCGGTTCTTTTATCCTGTTCCTGAGCAACTCCGGAATACCAATCTTCTGATAAATCAGCGGGAACATTGACTGCTTGCTTATAAATAGTGACTCGACCGGCACTTGGATTATTTGCCAATATTTGTATCTTTGTAGAACTTATACTGGCTGTTCTGGCAATCACTGACCACAATTCATTTTTATCTTTATCAATAAAA includes:
- a CDS encoding anhydro-N-acetylmuramic acid kinase, which gives rise to MTKVIGLISGTSVDGIDAALVDITGTEFDLKIQLLAADTYPYPAQLRAQILALCAGQAISMAELAELDDAIAQQFAFAATAVAAGTPTDLIGSHGQTVYHRPPQPDPRTTLPLGYSLQLGRGAAIAHLIGIPTVTNFRAADIAAGGQGAPLVSKIDVCLLTHPTRNHCIQNLGGIGNVTYLPSAASSMQKPVGWDTGPANVLLDLAVQHLTNGAQTYDKDGALAAAGTPCLSLVEQWLEHPFFHQPPPKSTGRELFGPDYLHGCLRDAEAYSLSPSDLLATLTELTVASIAHSYRTFLPQMPDQVLLCGGGSRNLYLRNRLQAQLDSVPVLTTDEAGLNADFKEAIAFAVLAYWRQRNIPGNLPLVTGACKPMLLGDIHFPCSMQEASKDWD
- a CDS encoding serine/threonine protein kinase, which codes for MNLTAGTVLQNGQYVINATLGEGAVGITYRATQTDLNLPVAIKTLNESLRHQANFEQLQKQFQSLARRLQKCQHPNIVRVFDCFKQAGLFYMVMEYIPGQTLAELIQFSQPMPQDQALDYIRQIGSAVGVLHQHGLVHGDIKPQNLIRLEGSNCVVVTDFSIANELSAGQEGTDGGSFATLYGPAEPDFGNLRHTRSTDIYGLATTLYGLLTGQLPVAAQLGEGTVSTNSTNEQPCQSNLSLAVLEAIRCGLETEASRRPQTVDAWLSLLPAGEDMNEIEPAIIEVQGESSGEVEEPASVTSPKTSDRHSSKRFVRLSFILTAVLAGLAGAGFGLSLRFGNAGKVGSGLFNTEQSFPPLKDWPGTETQGLSPYALGKKSFPAYTQEETVDVLPAQEASELEAQPEWAAPPNSVSPSSTSPSEAGAAIPLRQS
- a CDS encoding DUF6825 family protein yields the protein MSDPLIHAFFVGRAVAEALNEELEKSVTNAFSELGKFDAEQRERLRQFTIAVMDRANQATAAVPTQGTSGSTTGRYSSVSVDLQATIDELRAEIAQLRVQLQRYRTGSL
- a CDS encoding AarF/ABC1/UbiB kinase family protein; the protein is MAWPPVFGKANKDKAYRWSRDDYSHKRRFVEIWTFFLLFMFSVWRDSKAWSYPGGMTEPKRTARRRAQAIWIRESLLELGPTFIKLGQLFSTRADIIPGEYVEELTKLQDKVPAFSYEKVERIIEQDLGKPIATLFKTFDPVPLAAASLGQVHKAYLHSGEEVVVKVQRAGLRRLFGIDLDIAKGIARYFQNHPDWGRGKDWMGIYDECCKILYEEIDYLSEGRNADTFRRNFRDENWVQVPRVYWRYTSPRVLTLEYMPGIKISHYEALEAAGLDRKELANLGAKAYLHQLLNDGFFHADPHPGNIAVNPDGSLIFYDFGMMGRVRNDVREKMMQLFFGIAQKNANKVVTSLIELEALSPMDDMGPVRRSIQYMLDHFMDQPFENQSVADITDDLYEIAYDQPFRFPATFTFVMRAFSTLEGVGKGLDPDFNFMEVAKPFAMQIMTNGNSSDRSSFLDELGRQAAQVSSTALGLPGRIDDTIEKLERGDLRIRVRSTETDRAIRRLSSMHLATNYALLIGAFTLSATILLVNNYVWLALVVALVATVLAVTLIRLLMRVDRFDRMS
- a CDS encoding PP2C family protein-serine/threonine phosphatase; this translates as MKRYFAGLTDQGLLRSVNQDAYYIDPSGRFFIVADGMGGHAGGQEASQIATQVIQNYLIEHWDSPQSSTALLEEAFLKANQAILVDQRNHPERSDMGTTAVVAIFREEASEPAGTQSLKSWVAHVGDSRLYRLRGAKLEQITEDHTWISRAVKAGHITSDQARNHPWRHVLSQCLGRQDLQEIDIQPMEVHPADRLLMCSDGLTEELTDSAIGSYLKSIRACDQAAKTLVNAAKDKGGRDNITVVIVAVETRT
- a CDS encoding NblA/ycf18 family protein, with amino-acid sequence MSQPINLSLEQQFSIRAFESQVQQMSRQQAQDFLVKLYEQMMVREATYQNLLKHQWGLEQGPSFG
- a CDS encoding GAF domain-containing protein, translated to MFSQKPETVLDEEPNSNYRYKVGGHLPLDAPTYVVRQADRDLYEGLKAGEFCYVLNSRQMGKTSLRVRTMHRLQAEGVACAAIDLTKIGSQDITPQQWYAGLMRRLVTSFHLQINLRSWLRDREFLPPVQCLSEFIEQVLLDSVSEQIVIFIDEIDSILSLNFRTYDFFAFIRACNEYDRLTFALLGVASPSDLIKDKNYTPFNIGRAIELHGFEIDEAQPLAQGFEGKISHPEAVLEAVLDWTGGQPFLTQKLCKLILENAEGKLIKNPEAWVENVVQTRLIENWEAQDEPPHLKTIRDRLLRSGDRTEALLKLYQQILQRGEIAADQSLEQMELRLSGLVVKEGGTLKAYNRIYGAVFNWIWLNKALAILQPSFQQLVANQEHKLMSMLSGMEGKDFDDILYEILGSIILKLGELMSVDRMAIFFIDKDKNELWSVIARTASISSTKIQILANNPSAGRVTIYKQAVNVPADLSEDWYSGVAQEQDKRTAYHIYNEFTSPLLNEKENIFAFVQLVNKLKQPNNPNDLFVERIAEAGFTEADKQQFAEYAPALQRILERCQSCYKLTQRLQASEALTEATRSVSQSSLDSEEIITRVMEAAKKLMNADRSTLWLLDSENDELWTKITFEDGTVRELRVRVGQGFAGKVAATGEPLNIAFDLYNHPDSETAQRTDQKTGYRTCSLLCMPVWSPEGELVGVTQLINKRKPGEHLEYDPETWPEAPECFEDSFDANSQKYMQIFNSQVGVALQNAKQFAALKQQAENQPQNVVSQTLAMLNQVMDGQGFDDILDATLRSITLKMGKSLSADRTTIFLFDEERNEFWSIIAEAEGDRSLEIRLPADKGIVGEVAASKQIINIPYDFYDDPRSTTAKEQDIKNGYRTYTMLTLPLLNDQGNLIGVIQLINKLKRFYNRTSPLSEQIEPEGFTQLDEERFAENAPLIQMILESFRSYHKTARGQRVAAALMAATRSVSQSSLELDSILKRVMEAAKELMNADRSTLWLLDRETNELWTRIPFGDGSMKELRVSVGQGYAGKVAEMGVPLNIPFDLYDYPDSDMAKKTDRATGYRTCSLLCMPVWNPDGELIAVTQLINKIKPGEPSIHAPIQANVVPDYFQASFDQSDQQYLQIFNNQVGVILQNAELLAAVKRQEQTLRINLSGASDVESQVAGNQSG